In Leptospira ellinghausenii, the following proteins share a genomic window:
- the mreC gene encoding rod shape-determining protein MreC — protein MKWNRINQNDELFSLLFVFLFSFTSLIWNGNFMVRGIASFQGVGDFFSGSFDSFGSLIKSSYNKLESFERVREERDSCLNVMEEYRQLSKDVERLKAENAILRQELNFPLRSEYPSVRAEVLSVRLNAIYRTIIINKGSESGIKPYMPVVARALDEKGKFTEALVGKIIAVSKGSAVIQPIINSNFSMGVSIPGTNLWASLNGNSGRGTDVLLDYIDSGIVIDPKAIGNFPMGPNPPPTSANTMFTEGFSKIGKAVFSSGGSGVFPPGIPVGTIIEEGPRNGSFKTAILRPFVEFDKLLHVIVLKKLPEKWREEWPAEKTIQIEGPYFGEIDFPKEKDYNKKEKKQGTQGFGNPSAFGTPNTGRTNPNSNPTSPSEPPPSPQNLEGPKEVNP, from the coding sequence ATGAAGTGGAATCGCATCAATCAAAATGACGAATTGTTTTCCCTACTTTTCGTATTCCTGTTTTCCTTTACTTCCCTAATTTGGAACGGCAACTTCATGGTAAGAGGGATTGCCAGCTTTCAGGGTGTAGGCGACTTTTTTTCTGGGTCCTTTGATTCCTTTGGATCCCTGATCAAAAGTAGTTATAATAAACTCGAGTCCTTTGAACGGGTACGCGAAGAGCGTGATTCTTGTTTGAACGTGATGGAAGAATACCGACAACTCTCCAAAGACGTAGAACGCCTCAAAGCCGAAAATGCAATCCTCAGACAAGAGTTAAACTTTCCTCTCAGATCCGAATATCCATCTGTTCGTGCAGAAGTTCTCAGTGTTCGTTTGAATGCCATTTATCGTACCATCATCATCAACAAAGGATCCGAATCCGGGATCAAACCTTATATGCCAGTTGTAGCACGTGCGTTAGACGAAAAAGGCAAATTCACTGAAGCCCTTGTTGGTAAAATCATCGCTGTCTCAAAAGGATCTGCTGTCATTCAACCCATCATCAATTCCAATTTTTCAATGGGAGTCTCCATCCCTGGAACCAATTTATGGGCATCACTCAATGGAAACAGTGGTCGCGGAACAGATGTTTTGTTAGACTATATTGATTCAGGGATTGTGATTGATCCAAAAGCTATTGGCAATTTTCCAATGGGACCAAACCCTCCACCAACTTCGGCAAACACCATGTTTACAGAAGGATTTAGTAAAATTGGAAAGGCCGTATTTAGTTCTGGTGGATCGGGAGTTTTCCCTCCTGGCATTCCAGTAGGTACCATCATCGAAGAAGGGCCAAGGAACGGTTCCTTTAAAACTGCCATCTTACGTCCGTTTGTTGAATTTGATAAATTATTACATGTGATTGTCTTGAAAAAATTACCTGAAAAATGGCGAGAAGAGTGGCCTGCTGAAAAAACAATTCAAATTGAAGGTCCATACTTTGGTGAAATTGATTTCCCTAAAGAAAAGGATTATAATAAAAAAGAGAAAAAACAAGGAACCCAAGGTTTTGGAAACCCTAGTGCATTCGGTACACCAAACACAGGACGTACGAATCCAAACTCTAATCCTACTTCGCCATCAGAACCACCTCCTTCTCCCCAAAACTTGGAAGGACCTAAGGAGGTGAATCCATGA